A genomic segment from Cryptococcus tetragattii IND107 chromosome 9, whole genome shotgun sequence encodes:
- a CDS encoding chlorophyll synthesis pathway protein BchC, which yields MCSSHATAVESVSPPPQKSQYEVKYDPDLVLKSVNFKELKEGDKELKDVKANIACAYDEKHNVKMINKPIPKAREDEVVVHIKATGICGSDVHFWKHGQIGPTMIVTDTCGAGHESAGEVVEVGPGVKQWKVGDRVVIECGVPCGQASCAPCVTGRYNACPQVVFFSTPPYHGTLTRFHAHPASWLHRLPDNLSYEEGALCEPLAVALAALERAGNRLGDPVLICGAGPIGLVTLLASHAAGCTPIVITDLQASRLEVAKKLVPTVKTVQIERSWTPKETSEAIKNAAGTGIRVAIDATGFESSITAAIYSVVFGGKVFVVGVGPSEQQYPFGYCSANEIDLQFQYRYAHQYPKALRIVSGGLINLKPLLTHTFPLNKAVEAFHVAADPTKGAIKVQIID from the exons ATGTGCTCTTCTCACGCTACTGCTGTCGAATCTGTCTCCCCCCCTCCCCAAAAGAGCCAGTACGAGGTTAAGTACGACCCGGATCTTGTTCTCAAGAGCGTCAACTTCaaagagttgaaggagggagacAAGGAGCTTAAAGATGTTAAGGCCAACATTGCCTGCGCCTACGATGAGAAACACAACGTGAAGATGATCAACAAGCCCATTCCTAAAGcgagggaggatgaggtcgTCGTGCACATCAAAGCCACTGGTATCTGCGG TTCCGATGTCCATTTCTGGAAGCACGGCCAGATTGGTCCCACCATGATTGTCACTGACACCTGTGGTGCTGGTCACGAATCTGCCGGTGAAGTCGTCGAAGTGGGTCCCGGAGTCAAGCAGTGGAAAGTCGGAGACAGGGTTGTTATCGAATGTGGCGTTCCCTGCGGACAAGCCAGTTGTGCTCCTTGCGTGACTGGCAGGTACAACGCCT GTCCTCAagttgtcttcttctcgactCCTCCGTACCACGGTACTTTGACTCGTTTTCATGCCCACCCTGCCTCTTGGCTCCACCGTCTTCCCGACAACCTCTCGTATGAGGAAGGCGCATTGTGCGAGCCTCTTGCGGTTGCTTTGGCGGCCCTTGAGAGGGCTGGTAACCGCCTAGGTGACCCAGTCTTGATTTG CGGTGCTGGACCTATTGGTTTGGTCACTCTTCTCGCTTCCCACGCTGCTGGTTGTACGCCTATCGTCATCACCGACTTGCAAGCATCTCGCCTTGAGGTCGCCAAGAAACTTGTTCCAACCGTGAAGACTGTCCAGATAGAACGTAGCTGGACTCCAAAGGAGACCTCTGAAGCTATCAAGAATGCCGCAGGCACCGGGATTCGCGTTGCCATTGATGCCACTGGCTTCGAGAGCTCAATCACTGCTGCTATCTAT TCTGTTGTGTTTGGCGGGAAAGTCTTTGTCGTTGGTGTCGGTCCTTCTGAGCAACAG TATCCATTCGGTTACTGTTCGGCTAATGAGATTGACCTCCAATTCCAATACCGTTACGCGCATCAA TACCCTAAAGCCCTCCGTATTGTTTCTGGCGGCCTCATCAACTTGAAGCCGCTTCTCACTCACACTTTCCCCCTTAACAAAGCAGTAGAAGCTTTCCATGTCGCCGCTGACCCCACTAAGGGGGCTATCAAGGTCCAGATTATCGATTAA
- a CDS encoding 40S ribosomal protein uS8 produces MVRVSVLNDALNNIVNAERRGKRQVLIRPSSKVVIKVLSVMQKHGYIGEFEIIDDHRGGKVVIQLNGRLNKCGVISPRFNVPVDSIENWVAQLLPARSFGKIILTTSAGIMDHVEARNKHVGGKILAFVY; encoded by the exons ATGGTCCGAGTCTCCGTTCTTAACGACGCCCTT AACAACATCGTCAACGCCGAGCGACGAGGAAAGCGACAGGTCCTCATCCGACCTTCCTCCAAGGTCGTTATCAAGGTCCTCTCCGTTATGCAGAAGCACG GCTACATTGGCGAGTTCGAGATCATCGACGACCACCGAGGTGGCAAGGTTGTTATCCAGCTCAACGGCCGATTGAACAAGTGTGGTGTCATTTCCCCCAGGTTCAACGTTCCCGTCGACTCTATTGAGAACTGGGTCGCTCAGCTCCTTCCTGCCCGATCTTTCGGTAAGATCATCCTTACCACCTCTGCCGGTATCATGGACCACGTTGAGGCCCGTAACAAGCAC GTTGGTGGCAAGATCCTTGCTTTTGTCTACTAA